One genomic region from Pseudoduganella dura encodes:
- a CDS encoding response regulator transcription factor translates to MVKQALSILIIEDNTALAANFYDYLEACGHDPDAAPDGESALGLLAINHYDAIVLDWMMPRMDGITMLERLRKHEKSRIPVILVTAKDQLEDKMLGFVTGADDYVVKPVALPELEIRLQVLVQRSRGAHAEARTLEVADLCFNLETLAVTRAGKSIPMTPVRRRLLEYLMRKSPNLVRREELEALVWNDNVPDHDVLRSHMHMLRKAVDGGSASKLIRTIAGSGYRLAGSND, encoded by the coding sequence ATGGTCAAGCAGGCACTGAGCATTCTCATCATCGAGGACAACACCGCACTGGCTGCCAACTTCTACGATTACCTGGAAGCCTGCGGCCACGATCCGGATGCCGCGCCCGACGGCGAGTCCGCGCTCGGCCTGCTCGCCATCAACCATTACGACGCGATCGTTCTCGACTGGATGATGCCCCGGATGGACGGCATCACGATGCTGGAACGGTTGCGCAAGCACGAGAAATCGCGGATTCCGGTCATCCTCGTGACGGCGAAGGACCAGCTCGAAGACAAGATGCTGGGGTTCGTCACCGGCGCAGACGACTATGTCGTCAAGCCGGTGGCGCTGCCGGAGCTCGAAATACGCCTGCAGGTGCTGGTGCAGCGCTCGCGCGGCGCGCACGCCGAAGCCCGGACACTGGAAGTTGCCGACCTGTGCTTCAATCTCGAGACGCTGGCGGTGACGCGCGCCGGCAAAAGCATCCCGATGACGCCGGTACGGCGGCGGCTGCTCGAATACCTGATGCGCAAGTCCCCCAACTTGGTACGGCGCGAAGAACTCGAGGCCCTGGTCTGGAACGACAACGTGCCGGATCACGACGTGCTGCGCTCGCATATGCACATGCTGCGCAAGGCGGTCGACGGCGGGTCAGCGTCCAAGCTGATCAGGACGATCGCCGGCAGCGGCTATCGGCTGGCCGGCTCCAATGACTGA
- a CDS encoding zinc-dependent alcohol dehydrogenase family protein: MKAITLNSFGGPDAFELRDVPRPAPGAGQVLVRVHATSINPLDYQVRRGDYRDHVPLPAITGHDVSGVVEEVGAGVTAFVPGDEVWYTPRIFDGPGSYAEYHVADESIVGKKPASLSHLEAASLTLVGGTAWEALAVRAQLRAGESILIHGGAGGVGHVAIQVAKAIGARVFTTARSEQFEFVRGLGADVVIDYRNEDHVEVVMRETAGEGVDVIFDTIGGDTLSRAPDVLAQLGRVVTIVDTAQPQNLVQAWGKNASYHFVFTRQNRGKLDELGALVERGQLRPHVGATYSLADIPLAHARLESRDSGLRGKIAIAVVPPAHADARQPRA, from the coding sequence ATGAAAGCGATCACACTCAACAGTTTCGGCGGTCCGGACGCATTCGAGCTTCGCGACGTGCCCAGGCCGGCACCTGGCGCAGGACAGGTTCTCGTCCGGGTGCATGCCACGTCCATCAACCCCCTGGACTACCAGGTACGCCGCGGGGATTACCGGGACCATGTGCCCCTCCCCGCCATTACCGGACACGATGTTTCCGGTGTGGTCGAGGAAGTCGGCGCGGGCGTGACGGCCTTCGTCCCGGGCGACGAGGTCTGGTACACGCCCCGGATTTTCGATGGTCCGGGAAGCTATGCCGAGTACCACGTCGCCGACGAAAGCATCGTCGGGAAGAAGCCCGCTTCGCTGAGCCATCTCGAAGCCGCGAGCCTGACCCTGGTTGGAGGAACGGCATGGGAAGCGCTCGCCGTGCGGGCGCAACTTCGCGCAGGAGAAAGCATTCTCATACACGGCGGCGCGGGTGGCGTGGGCCACGTGGCGATCCAGGTTGCGAAGGCCATCGGCGCGAGGGTATTCACGACTGCCCGTTCGGAGCAGTTCGAATTCGTGCGCGGCCTCGGCGCCGATGTCGTCATCGACTACCGGAACGAAGACCATGTCGAAGTCGTCATGCGTGAGACAGCAGGCGAAGGCGTCGACGTCATCTTCGACACCATCGGTGGCGACACCCTTTCCCGTGCGCCCGACGTGCTTGCCCAGCTGGGCCGGGTCGTCACGATCGTCGACACGGCGCAGCCACAGAACCTCGTGCAAGCCTGGGGCAAGAACGCGAGTTATCACTTCGTGTTCACACGACAGAATCGCGGCAAGCTCGATGAACTCGGCGCGCTGGTCGAACGCGGCCAGCTTCGCCCCCATGTCGGCGCGACGTATTCGTTGGCCGACATTCCTCTTGCACATGCGCGACTCGAAAGTCGTGACAGCGGGCTACGTGGAAAAATCGCCATCGCCGTCGTTCCGCCGGCGCATGCGGATGCTCGACAGCCTCGGGCATGA
- a CDS encoding ArsR/SmtB family transcription factor, giving the protein MDLLEVFKALSNRTRLDILKRLKDPVNNFPPQDEGDVHTVGVCVSSIQEGVGLSQSTVSGYLATLQRAGLVEVQRIGQWTYYKRNEEALGALAELIGKDL; this is encoded by the coding sequence ATGGACTTACTCGAAGTATTCAAGGCGCTCTCGAACCGTACCCGTCTCGACATCCTGAAACGGTTGAAGGATCCGGTGAACAATTTTCCCCCACAGGACGAAGGGGATGTGCACACGGTGGGCGTCTGCGTCAGCAGTATCCAGGAGGGTGTCGGATTGTCGCAGTCGACAGTCTCCGGCTATCTTGCAACCTTGCAGAGAGCTGGCCTGGTCGAAGTACAACGCATCGGCCAGTGGACCTACTACAAGCGGAACGAGGAAGCGCTCGGTGCGTTGGCCGAACTCATCGGCAAAGACTTGTAA
- a CDS encoding DUF1176 domain-containing protein, translated as MKKLLCAAVPSLALASAVFAGELRGIEFADSDWEIVCDNTRTCRAAGYHPLSNDDDDGSDDDGDTDAADKTLPVSVLLTRKAGPGQPVAGELQIGHGAGALTDIHPGNVSLTMLIDAAPVGLVALADEDWTARLTPAQVEALLVALLHHGKIEWTDGKSKWRLSDKGATAVMLKMDEFQGRPGTPGALVAKGDRAERHALPAVPAPVVVAPRVPADGRVQLSRASRKALRDALIASAGDECPALENSLRASDYIHVQRLSGTRLVASATCWMGASGVGEAYWVINASPPFAPRIVTTDGMYSNGTIRTAGRASMAGCADFEEWTWNGKRFVQTRKGTTGMCRGISLGGAWPLPVLVTDVRRR; from the coding sequence ATGAAAAAACTTCTCTGCGCGGCTGTTCCTTCGCTGGCACTGGCCAGCGCCGTATTTGCAGGCGAGCTGCGCGGCATCGAGTTCGCCGATAGCGACTGGGAAATCGTCTGCGACAACACACGCACCTGCCGTGCCGCCGGCTATCACCCCCTGTCGAACGATGACGACGATGGCAGTGACGACGACGGCGACACCGACGCAGCGGACAAGACGCTGCCGGTGTCGGTACTCCTGACCCGGAAGGCCGGACCGGGCCAGCCTGTCGCGGGCGAGCTCCAGATCGGCCATGGCGCGGGGGCGTTAACGGATATCCATCCCGGCAATGTGTCGTTGACGATGCTGATCGACGCCGCGCCCGTTGGACTGGTCGCGCTCGCGGACGAAGACTGGACCGCACGGCTGACGCCTGCACAGGTTGAGGCTCTGCTTGTTGCTCTTCTCCATCACGGCAAGATCGAATGGACGGATGGCAAGTCGAAATGGCGGCTGTCGGACAAGGGCGCAACCGCCGTCATGCTGAAGATGGACGAATTCCAGGGGCGCCCCGGCACGCCGGGAGCGCTGGTGGCCAAGGGCGACAGGGCCGAGCGCCATGCGTTGCCGGCCGTGCCGGCGCCCGTTGTCGTCGCACCGCGCGTGCCGGCCGACGGTCGCGTCCAGTTGTCCAGGGCCAGCCGGAAAGCCTTGCGAGACGCCTTGATCGCGTCCGCCGGCGACGAATGTCCGGCCCTCGAGAACAGTTTACGAGCGTCTGATTACATCCATGTGCAACGGCTGTCGGGTACCAGGCTGGTCGCCTCCGCCACTTGCTGGATGGGCGCATCCGGCGTCGGAGAGGCTTACTGGGTGATCAATGCGTCGCCACCGTTCGCGCCGAGGATCGTCACGACCGACGGCATGTATTCGAATGGAACGATCCGTACCGCGGGACGGGCCAGCATGGCCGGCTGCGCGGATTTCGAAGAATGGACATGGAACGGCAAACGCTTCGTGCAGACCCGCAAGGGCACGACGGGGATGTGCCGGGGCATCTCCCTGGGCGGCGCCTGGCCGTTACCGGTTCTCGTGACCGACGTGCGCCGGCGATAG
- a CDS encoding AraC family transcriptional regulator, producing MANQIALPENLFNVTSIDRTWNGVAVVITEFFGTGRVLHQLAHDDQSRLGMLLDEVGEGRCEPRLRGDAPCPIDYRPRQMHFTPAGMELWGYSDDVRYARDVNLCFDIGALGERCAIGVQHDLANTPRLRFTDEGICALIGLLAEAVSDPDPSTQLYGDALVTSIAIRLFRGNRTPVRGPARLSPLQLSDALDFLEASLPSRVDLATLANLAGLSQSHYHRAFKASTGLAPYKWQLQARIERAKALLLGTRGSLEDVAEATGFADAVHFGRTFRKLTGATPSAWRRDRLG from the coding sequence ATGGCAAACCAGATTGCACTTCCGGAGAACCTGTTCAATGTGACGAGCATCGACCGCACCTGGAATGGGGTCGCCGTCGTGATCACCGAGTTTTTCGGTACCGGCCGGGTGCTGCACCAGCTGGCGCACGATGACCAGTCGCGGCTGGGCATGCTCCTGGACGAAGTGGGCGAAGGCCGCTGCGAGCCGCGGCTGCGCGGCGATGCGCCCTGCCCGATCGACTACCGGCCGCGCCAGATGCACTTCACACCCGCGGGGATGGAACTGTGGGGATACAGCGACGACGTTCGCTACGCGCGCGACGTCAACCTGTGCTTCGATATCGGTGCGCTCGGCGAGCGCTGCGCGATCGGGGTACAGCACGACCTTGCGAACACGCCCCGGCTGCGGTTCACCGACGAGGGGATCTGCGCACTCATCGGCTTGCTTGCGGAGGCGGTGAGCGATCCGGATCCGTCCACGCAGTTGTACGGCGACGCGCTCGTGACCTCGATCGCGATCCGGCTGTTTCGCGGCAACCGAACCCCAGTCAGGGGCCCGGCCAGGCTGTCGCCGTTGCAGTTGAGCGACGCGCTGGACTTCCTGGAAGCAAGCCTGCCCTCCAGGGTGGACCTGGCGACGCTGGCGAACCTGGCCGGCCTGTCCCAATCCCACTATCACCGGGCATTCAAGGCGTCGACCGGCCTGGCGCCCTACAAATGGCAGCTGCAGGCGCGCATCGAGCGCGCCAAGGCGCTGTTGCTCGGCACCCGCGGTTCCCTCGAGGACGTGGCCGAAGCGACCGGCTTCGCGGACGCCGTCCATTTCGGCAGGACCTTTCGCAAGCTGACGGGCGCGACCCCGTCGGCCTGGCGCAGGGATCGCCTCGGCTAG
- a CDS encoding MipA/OmpV family protein encodes MKRCSFSFIFLLAVASGANAQQSGSPTGATGPSQQAQGPRWGLGIGTAVSSSVYAGEDTRITPFPLVSYQGERFFWRGISGGAHLLQGSGFSLDALLSARMDGIDRDDFARAELAERGVNQALLEDRDDGLDVGLAATWRGAMGELELEIKGDVTGASKGHEAGVKYAYPYQWGKTRISPHVGIAHLSKKLANYYYGTLPEEVARGVVDYKPGSATVPRIGVDVMHPFAGRWAFIGNISYKKLPGKISDSPLVEKDKDGAVSAFIGVSRGF; translated from the coding sequence ATGAAGCGTTGCTCTTTTTCGTTCATCTTCCTGCTGGCTGTAGCCAGCGGCGCCAATGCCCAGCAGTCCGGTTCGCCCACGGGCGCCACCGGCCCATCCCAGCAGGCCCAGGGCCCGCGCTGGGGCCTGGGCATCGGCACGGCCGTTTCCAGCAGCGTGTACGCAGGCGAAGACACGCGCATCACCCCGTTCCCGCTGGTGAGCTACCAGGGCGAGCGTTTTTTCTGGCGCGGCATCAGCGGCGGCGCGCACCTGCTGCAGGGCAGCGGATTCTCGCTCGACGCGCTCCTCTCGGCGCGCATGGACGGCATCGACCGGGACGATTTCGCCCGAGCCGAACTTGCCGAGCGGGGCGTCAACCAGGCGCTCCTCGAAGACCGCGACGACGGCCTGGACGTGGGCCTGGCGGCGACCTGGCGCGGCGCCATGGGCGAGCTCGAACTGGAGATCAAGGGCGATGTCACCGGCGCCAGCAAGGGCCATGAAGCCGGGGTGAAGTACGCCTATCCCTACCAATGGGGAAAAACCCGCATCTCGCCGCATGTCGGTATCGCCCATCTTTCGAAAAAGCTCGCCAATTATTACTACGGCACCCTGCCGGAGGAAGTTGCGCGCGGCGTGGTCGACTACAAGCCCGGCAGCGCAACCGTGCCGCGCATCGGCGTCGATGTCATGCACCCCTTCGCGGGACGCTGGGCGTTCATCGGCAATATCTCGTACAAGAAACTGCCTGGAAAGATCTCGGACAGCCCGCTGGTCGAAAAGGACAAGGATGGTGCCGTGTCGGCATTCATCGGCGTGTCACGCGGCTTCTGA
- a CDS encoding hydrolase — MPKTGLSALLRPEDSIVVLIDHQPYQFANLHSHEPTMIVNNVVGLAKAAKVFGVPTILTTVIEDRGGNLIKGLQDVFPDQKPIDRTFINTWQDPNVTDLVKRSGRKQLILAALWTEICLAMPAIQALDEGYDVFIVTDASGGVSAEAHDMAVRRLVQAGAVPITWMAVISEWQRDWARVESAAELSGVVLEHGGASGVALAWELQLLQSAARA, encoded by the coding sequence ATGCCCAAGACCGGTCTTTCCGCACTGCTTCGCCCCGAAGACAGCATCGTCGTGCTCATCGACCACCAGCCCTACCAGTTCGCGAACCTGCACAGCCACGAACCCACCATGATCGTCAATAACGTGGTCGGGCTGGCCAAGGCCGCGAAGGTGTTTGGCGTCCCGACCATTCTTACCACGGTGATCGAAGACCGTGGCGGCAACCTGATCAAGGGGCTGCAGGACGTGTTCCCCGACCAGAAGCCGATCGACCGTACCTTCATCAACACCTGGCAAGACCCGAATGTGACCGACCTCGTGAAAAGGAGCGGCCGCAAACAGCTCATCCTGGCGGCGCTGTGGACCGAGATCTGCCTGGCCATGCCCGCGATCCAGGCGCTGGACGAAGGCTACGACGTGTTCATCGTGACCGATGCGTCGGGCGGCGTTTCGGCCGAAGCGCACGACATGGCGGTGCGCCGGCTGGTGCAGGCCGGCGCGGTGCCGATCACCTGGATGGCAGTGATCTCCGAATGGCAGCGCGACTGGGCGCGCGTGGAGTCGGCAGCCGAGCTTTCGGGCGTCGTCCTGGAACACGGCGGCGCGAGTGGCGTCGCGCTGGCCTGGGAGCTGCAGCTGCTGCAATCGGCGGCCCGGGCCTAG
- a CDS encoding DMT family transporter, whose translation MTSKTALLVLIPVCIALLAGAALPFQAIGNAATDHGLGDPLWNGLASLVLSGIITVAGVLLIRAFARRRR comes from the coding sequence ATGACCAGCAAGACCGCCCTCCTCGTCCTGATTCCCGTCTGCATCGCCCTGCTGGCCGGCGCGGCGCTGCCGTTCCAGGCCATCGGCAACGCCGCCACCGACCACGGGCTGGGCGATCCGCTGTGGAACGGGCTGGCGTCCCTCGTCCTGAGCGGCATCATCACCGTGGCGGGCGTGCTGCTGATCCGTGCGTTCGCCAGGCGCAGGCGGTAA
- a CDS encoding DUF2306 domain-containing protein has product MTHIARPPATTHRTSLVPAWLFALTTLLSVAVALVSYRYLGAAPEIPEQIGANRFVSPWLVVHAGSAATALLLGPTQFSRKLRARRAALHRWMGRVYVLGCMAGGVSGLVLAAGASTGIPTVMGFGSLALAWLGSTGLAWYRAVHGDIGEHRAWMVRSFALTLAAVTLRVYLAILGIFELPFITGYQAISFLCWMPNLMLAEWLIRRRRARA; this is encoded by the coding sequence ATGACGCATATTGCAAGACCGCCAGCGACAACCCACCGAACCAGCCTGGTACCCGCCTGGCTGTTCGCCCTCACGACCCTGCTGTCCGTGGCGGTTGCCCTGGTCTCGTACAGGTATCTCGGCGCGGCTCCGGAAATACCGGAGCAAATCGGGGCGAACCGCTTTGTCAGCCCATGGCTGGTGGTGCATGCCGGATCGGCCGCCACCGCGCTGCTGCTGGGGCCCACCCAGTTTTCAAGGAAGCTGCGCGCGCGCCGTGCCGCCCTGCACCGCTGGATGGGCAGGGTCTATGTCCTGGGCTGCATGGCCGGGGGCGTCTCGGGCCTCGTACTGGCAGCGGGGGCTTCGACAGGCATCCCGACGGTGATGGGATTCGGAAGCCTGGCGCTTGCCTGGCTCGGCTCCACGGGGCTGGCATGGTACCGCGCAGTGCACGGCGACATCGGCGAACACCGGGCATGGATGGTCCGCTCGTTCGCGCTGACCCTCGCCGCCGTCACGCTACGGGTCTACCTGGCGATCCTCGGCATATTCGAACTGCCCTTCATCACGGGCTACCAGGCCATCTCGTTCCTGTGCTGGATGCCCAACCTGATGCTGGCCGAGTGGCTGATCCGTCGCAGGCGGGCCAGGGCTTGA
- a CDS encoding LysR family transcriptional regulator encodes MDELRRIDLNLLLTLHALLAEKHVTRAALRLHKSQPAVSHALAQLRVQFDDPLLVRREGRMALTPRAMALIDPLGEALGTLNGLLREQQFDPAAARRRFRLTLSDYSSRIILPPLVRHVRRHAPGIDLAISQASRDAMLAQLVDGEVDLALGIFPDRPEAIQVQDLFPEEFISLADKNTLSAKGGLTLDEFLQRPHVKLALRPDAYDEIEKALGELGLQRHIAVALPHWGAAVELIAGTDLILTAASRTVGAMQPHKALRRFKPPFALPSFSYQQAWHVRREDDPGHRWLRQAVFDCSQPGVHLP; translated from the coding sequence ATGGATGAACTTCGCCGCATCGACCTCAATCTCCTGCTGACGCTGCACGCGCTGCTGGCCGAAAAACACGTCACGCGCGCCGCGCTGCGGCTGCACAAGAGCCAGCCCGCCGTCAGCCACGCGCTGGCGCAGCTGCGCGTGCAGTTCGACGATCCGCTGCTGGTACGGCGCGAAGGCCGCATGGCGCTGACGCCGCGTGCCATGGCGCTGATCGATCCGCTGGGCGAGGCGCTGGGCACGCTGAACGGTTTGCTGCGCGAACAGCAGTTCGATCCGGCCGCGGCGCGCCGCCGATTCCGGCTGACGCTGTCCGATTATTCGTCGCGCATCATCCTGCCGCCGCTGGTGCGGCACGTGCGCCGGCATGCGCCGGGCATCGACCTGGCGATCAGCCAGGCCAGCCGCGACGCGATGCTGGCGCAGCTCGTCGACGGCGAGGTGGACCTGGCGCTGGGCATCTTCCCGGACCGGCCAGAAGCCATCCAGGTGCAGGACCTGTTCCCGGAAGAATTCATCAGCCTGGCCGATAAAAACACGCTGTCGGCGAAGGGCGGCCTGACGCTGGACGAATTCCTGCAGCGCCCGCACGTGAAGCTGGCGCTGCGGCCGGACGCCTACGATGAAATCGAAAAGGCCCTTGGCGAACTGGGCCTGCAGCGGCACATCGCCGTGGCATTGCCGCACTGGGGCGCGGCCGTGGAACTGATCGCCGGCACCGACCTGATCCTGACGGCGGCCAGCCGCACGGTGGGCGCCATGCAGCCGCACAAGGCGCTGCGGCGCTTCAAGCCGCCGTTCGCGTTACCGAGCTTTTCGTACCAGCAGGCGTGGCACGTGCGGCGGGAAGACGATCCGGGCCACCGCTGGCTGCGCCAGGCGGTATTCGACTGCAGCCAGCCGGGTGTTCACTTGCCCTGA
- a CDS encoding DUF1176 domain-containing protein: MKISTLLRAAIPAAALFAPLVCAAQEYRSWNVQCDNVNRCEAVGYGPDRETARQIAVQLVREAGPDTAVMVKVILTGDGPREPDAVTITVGRHRPIPVRANRPMPREAARELLDMMIDGRTGRASDGAQQLTLPLDGMKAALLRMDAVQGRIGTPGALVRRGRRPEASVPPAPAMPVLHAAPRAQRVEDIELIKAVSAEAGLDAAEGIDKHSLYRFADDRLLLLFESARGSYRSFFEAWLANGRPPYQPRRLSLPNIGPEEGFLESASFNGQVLESYYRGTYSDCLETIEWLWTGNKFELLTMYRADSCRGMTGLIEHRKWVARKAPAN; this comes from the coding sequence ATGAAGATATCCACACTGTTGCGTGCCGCCATCCCAGCGGCAGCGCTGTTCGCGCCGCTCGTTTGCGCCGCGCAGGAATACCGGTCCTGGAACGTGCAGTGCGATAACGTCAACCGCTGCGAAGCGGTCGGCTACGGACCGGATCGCGAGACGGCGCGGCAGATTGCCGTTCAACTGGTGCGCGAGGCTGGGCCCGATACGGCAGTCATGGTAAAAGTCATCCTGACCGGGGACGGGCCGCGCGAGCCGGACGCCGTCACCATCACGGTGGGCCGTCACCGGCCAATCCCGGTCCGCGCCAACCGGCCGATGCCGCGCGAGGCCGCGCGCGAACTGCTGGACATGATGATCGACGGCAGGACGGGCCGAGCCAGCGACGGCGCACAGCAATTGACCCTGCCGCTCGATGGCATGAAGGCAGCGCTGTTGCGGATGGATGCGGTGCAGGGAAGGATCGGCACCCCGGGGGCGCTGGTACGGCGCGGCCGGCGGCCGGAAGCTTCCGTGCCGCCGGCGCCGGCCATGCCGGTCCTGCATGCCGCGCCACGTGCGCAGCGCGTTGAAGATATCGAACTCATCAAGGCCGTGTCCGCGGAAGCCGGCCTGGATGCGGCGGAGGGGATCGACAAGCATAGCCTGTACCGCTTTGCGGATGACCGGCTGTTATTGTTGTTTGAATCGGCGCGTGGCTCATACAGGAGTTTTTTCGAAGCCTGGCTGGCCAACGGGCGACCTCCTTACCAGCCCCGGCGTCTCAGCCTGCCAAACATCGGTCCGGAAGAAGGTTTCCTGGAGAGCGCCAGTTTCAATGGCCAGGTGCTGGAGTCTTACTACCGGGGGACCTACAGCGATTGTCTCGAGACCATCGAATGGCTGTGGACCGGGAACAAGTTCGAACTGCTGACAATGTACCGGGCCGATAGCTGCCGCGGCATGACGGGTCTGATTGAACACCGCAAGTGGGTGGCGCGGAAAGCTCCCGCAAATTAA